atagtcatctgcaggagctccatatgccagcatccgcatagccaccgtgcactttCGAAGGGCGGAAAACCCTGCCATGCCGGTGCAATCCAACTTGCATCTGAAATAGGAGTCGTAGTCTCGAAGGGCATACACAATTTTCAAGAAGAGCTTctagctcatcctgaaacgacgcctgaaaacagcctcaccgtgcaatggatcgtcggcgaagtagtcggcgtagagcaTGCAGTACCCCTCCATTCTctgcctcggcttgcacttccgacgacctggtgccgaccccccACGGCGACCAATGATAGACTCGGCGTACAAGCCGGACAGGCAAGCGAGGATGAGtaggtgctcctcgtcttgggcggcggccgCCGTTTCTTCTTCAAGAAGCtcggcgaacatctgctcctcctcctcgtcggagtccaTGTCCAGCCAGGCAGTTGGACGAACACCTGTCGGGCGTGTCGACGATGAGCGACGCGAGGGAGCTGCCCGGCGGCGGAAAATAGGCAGAGGGTGGAggaacggcggaatataggctgcTGGGTGGAGGAACGGCGGAGGTGGGGCAACCCGCCGGCGGATTGCCGAGGGGTGGTGCCGGCAGCGAGAGAGCaaagggaggggaggagggattTGCGTTGCCCATCCCTgcttttctctcgtccggagtccccgagcgctcccggggggcggggatggcctgggctctccggacggatgaaaggcttattccggacgaaaacgaggaaccggggacgcgactggccgttttcgtccatccggatgaaaaaaaggcgTCCTGggtgcctcgtcggggagacggctggagatgctctaaccataagaagAAAAACGGAGAAAAGAAAAAATCAGGCAGGACATATAAACTGGGTTCTGCCTTCTGACCAAGCTTCATTTTTTCTTTTGCCGAAACCAGATTTGGAAACCCTGATGACAGCATGTGTTGGAAAAGGATGTCGCAGATTTGTCTAAATTGTGTCTAGATCAGGACTGGGGGAGTACTTGTTTCCTGTGTAACTTTCTCTTATATGAAAAGGACAGCAGTGATTGCCGCTTGACAGGTCACACCGTGAACGTTATAGTCTGCACCATGATAGAGCAACCCTAACAAATCCCTTAAAACTGCCAGATTTTTAAAGGTCACGGTGTTTTAAGGAATCTGTTAGTTACTCTTAGGCATTTTCTACTCACCATTTCCCTACTGACATCTCCCCCTCTACCTTCCAGACCTTTTATCCTCCACCCACCCCATCTGCCACCACCTGCAATGTGCTTGCTGTGGGTTAACCTTAACCTTGCCAGACTTGTGGCCACGCCACAGCCACCACCTACACCTTTTCCAAGCTCATATGTAAACCCAAAGTATAACCCCTCACCGATGAACAGAGACTGGGGAGAAGTAGACAAGCAGTAGAGCCCCCAGGTATGAGCAAAATGTgaagtactacctccgtttcaaggaataaggcgtcctcgttttacgagctttttgtttgaccaaaaaTTGCTTCAAATAGATAAAAATTGTTTATATGAAAATAATATCATtaaaaagtgtttttcaatacgaatctaacgatactaattacatataatataatcaagattttgttgctcattttttatggtcaaagttcgtcttgggatgtgcgtgcgccttattctttgaaacggaggtagtagtagCAAGCAATGCGATAAGCATACATCAAAAGGAGTGATGGAAAAGGAAAGGAAATGAGAGAATGGCTAAGGCGTACTGTGCTTTCGAAGAGAGATGTTTGAAAGAGAACCCAGAGATGAAAATAAATGTGACAGGAACTAGCACAATGCAGACATACCAATAATATTCTAAGAACTAAAATAGAGAACCGGAAATAAGAAACGTACCAGCAAATTCTGCCATTAGCAAGTCAAGTTCACCATTTGGTTTCCTCTCCGTTGAATGTAATAACGGCAAAATACTTTCATGCCTTTCTAGTCCAGACATGTGACGGACATAATCAAGTTGTCCAGATACATGCCGAGAGGGTGGTTCTTTCTCCAACAAACTCAGTAGAGGTCGGATTTGATCGTTCTGACCACTACTATGCCCATTTGATACTAATTCTATATGCCTCGGAGATCTGTCTGTTGATGACCTTCCTCCAGAAACACTAAGCCTTTGTGGCCTAACCAGGTCATTATCATTTCTATCGATGTGACCAGCAGCAGCTATATCGCTGAACCTAGGTGATGCTGAAGGTTCCAATAAAATATTATGCTTATCTGCATCTGCTTGTAAAGACTGCAGGGAACCAGATGAATGGTAATGGTCCAGCCTTGCTTTAGAACTTTCTAGCATTGGCAGATCTAGTTGGCCAGATTTTAGTCTGGGGGTGGAACCATTCTGTGCCACTGAAACACCTGACCCGGAGATGGAAGCATATCGTGTTGCTTCATTCAAGCTATGGAGAGTATTGACTAGCCTGAGAAGTACTCCATTTTTGGCTGCTATGCGACAAAAATCATTTCTCGGAGTTGAATGCTGAAGCTTAAAGACCTGCCAGATGCCATCAATTGCAAGGTGAACCATTTCCCTGCTAATTTACAATATTATGGAATTATTAGTGATTAATGAAAATTTGGTAATACTAAAGGATACACCAGGAAAATCTAAAGGAAATGTTACAAAAATGTACAGACTTACCTGAACTTTGCATAATCAGGCTCCAAAAAACTAACCAATACAGGGATCCCTTGGCATGCAATGAACATTTGCAACGTCAAGGTGCTGCAAATGGAAAACTGACAATTAGTAACAACCATGTTATTCTGTTGACTTGGATTTAAATATAGTTAGACAGGACTAACTATGTTAGGAAATAAACCTGGCTTGgcaaagctgctgaagaaaaaagGATGCTTGCATCCGGACTTCCTTTGCACGATCTGGCACAGCAAAATTCATCACCACTGGAATCTGCAAATAAATAAATCCTAATATCAATTTCCATGTTATCAACACAATTTAGAGGACATAAATTAATTCAGAAGTGGAACGAAAGTCTCACAAGGCCAACAAGACAGGCATTTTCTAGGAAGCCTGTATTATCTTttacaatgtagttgatgagctgCAAAACAGAGCATATAATCTGCAGAAAATAGAAAGATATTTTTCAGCATAAAGACCAGCAATAAGACTTCATAAAGCTAATGTAAAACTTCATACACGGTTTTTGGGGAGTTCAAGAAGCTCCATCAATGGAAGGAAACCGTTCTGTGACACATAAATCTTTTTTTGCTCTGGCCGGTGGTTGAAAAACAGCATAAGCTTTTGGCATGCTGACAATATTACTTCTTCACTTTCCCCGGGCTTCAGCTGTGCTACTATTTTGCTGTATTCCACAGACTGGAAACATAGACAATGAATGGATAAGACAGGATAACTAACAGCTACAAATGGATCAAAACCGAACTAATATAATGTACTGTAAATACATGGCATTTCACCTAAAACACCTTGAAGAACAACATATCTAGGTTTAGACAATTGGCATTTAATGTGGCCTGGCAATTTGCAACCAAAGCAGTAGATCGCTGCCGCTGCCAAGGACCAAGGTAAATTACTGCCACTTCTCAGTTGCTACTGAAGCTGGACACTTTATCATATTTAAAATTTATGGAATAAAATGGTTTAGCAGGACAGCTGTCGCACTATGAAAAATGCTCTTCAAAATAAATGCACTTTTTGTTGCCAAATATATCACAGCTCTAGCAAAGGGCATACCTGTAAAGGAAAAAGATTCTCTCCTGGAATGTTGTCGTGAAATTCCTGTACAATGGGCTACAATCCTCAAAATCTCATCCATCTTTTGTATTTTTAAAGAAGGGAAATAGAAAACATAGTAGTGAAAGCAATACCTGTCCATCAAGATCACCATCCCTAAAACGTATAAATTCAAGAAGCTTCCCACCATTCATGGGCTCATTTTCATTTTCCTTCTGCTTCTCTGCCATCCTAGCCTTGAGCTCCTTGGCAAGGTGATTTTGTCGACCATTATACTGAAGCTCTTGGGCAGTAGCAGATGTTGAAGCTTCAGCCCCATGATCTCCTCGCTTGTCAAATAAATCATCGAAAGAGGCATCTCCAGGAGTGTCACTGAACCTACTTAGTCCATTAGTTCCCTCAACTAAAGGTTTTGCCTCCTGTAACGACACAATATAAATGAATGCTGTAAAGAATTAAGTATCTGTATTCTTGCCCAAGAAGGCACTAGATTTTTTCTGTGCACAAAGCCAAATTACCATAGAGAGAGTTCTAACCTTTGGGAAATTGATATTCTGTCTCCCAGCCTGGAAGGAGAAAGCGTCATCATCTTCAAAACTTGAACGGTCTTTACCTTCAAGCTCTAAATGTTTACTGTCACCTTTTTTTGATTCTTGGCCGCTCCTAGCTACCTCACTTGGCAGACCATCTTGCGACAGTTCATGTATTACCTTACCATTTAAGTCACTAATTCTAGAAGAAGATTCCGACGCTACTTTTTCATGAAAAACCAATGTAGGATCTTTACTGGGAACCACATTATCGTTCATAAGTTCCCCAGTGTTTGAACTACTGCTTTCGGCAGGTTTTCCATCATTAAGCTCGTCAGATTTACCATGTCTGGCAGATTCAGAAACCAGCTCTTTTCTTTTATCATCCTAGTACAATATTATAGATAAAAGAAGTTAATATACTGTGACCATTATAATCTTGTGGGTCTACCACAAGATTTTTAACTCTTACCATGCATTGAAATGAACATATTAGGAAAAGAACCCTGAGCTTACCTGTTCAATGTCAGAAGCCACGACCGATTGTGTCTCTCCTGGTGAGCCAATTGGGACTGGATCATCCTCGTCAACATGCCTTATTGTAAGAACAAATCATGGACATTTTATGCTTAGTAGTCTATCAATCCAAATTACTTTTGAAAGATAATAAAAGCAATGTTGGATGTTGGTAGCAGTTATGTGGACAAATAATTTTGTTGAGATTTACAATTGAACATTTGTAGATTTGATTGTCACATACTCACATTGCTATACTTGTTAATATCCAATATTACAAAGTATGAGAAATTGCATGAGGAAGAACAGTTGGAATGAGCATGGAACAGACATACTCAATATGTAGCAAGAGCACGATACATGCTTGTTAGAAAGAAAAGAACAGTTAAATCACGTGGTACACGTGATAACCTACTCTCAAACAAAAAAACAGTTAAAGGGTGCAAGTGGCAATGCCTTTTAGTGAATCAATAGCTTTGAACTGACATaagtaataaataaataaattatTCATATATCTAAATATGTTAAAAAGGAGAATTTAACTATGAAAATGTCAACAGCAAGCAAAAGTTGAAATATATAAGTTAAAGCAATAAAAACAATCCAGAACATCTCTGGCGGAAGCTGCGTTCAAAACTAAATCAAATCAACTAGTCCTGCAACCTAACATTTAGACAATTGTTCACACCAGATCACTAACAAATAACAAACTACCATGATTTTACCAATACTTGAAGAAAATTTGACAAGTACAGGTCCAGCGTGCTGACCAGACTAGTTAAGTGACTAAAAAATGTCCAATTCTGGGGCTGTCAGGTGGTTCCACGATGTTTTATTTTTCTAGATTGTATTGTATTATTGGTTTGTATGGGTTTTCCCTGTCACGGTGTGTTGGTGTCACCTGTAACATGAATGAAATGATCTTATAAATTTTGAGCTACCTCGGTGATCGAACAGGCTGCCGTTTCGAATTTTGCAGCCACTGATGCATCAGCAATGTCTTTGCATCAGGTCGCTGTATCGCATCCTACAAGTGCTTCTTCAAGTCAAAACAAGCAATTAGAAAAAAATAAATGAGCCCTCTAAAATAGCAAGGTACAATATAGAACCTTTTGAAAACATTGACGCAGAAAATCAGTACTCTCAGGAGAGAATCCGTCTGGTATTGGTGGATGCACATCCTGAATTACATGAGTAAAAGAATTTTTAGGTAATATGCACTCATAGCTGAATGAACAGTGTCTTTTGAAGGGAAGAGAGATGAAACAGCTGCAGCTAATCAACCTGAACAATGCGAAACAGTGCAGGCATGGGCTGTAGTTCATAATATGGTGGAGAACATGTCAGTAGCTCAATAACAGTGCAACCAACACTCCAGATATCCGATGCAGCACAAACACCAGACATTTCAATGACCTAATACAGAAAAgagatgatgaagaatgaagagaaGTCAAAATATCAATAATAATATGATATAACAGCAAGAAGTTCAAATCTAATGGAACCTCAGACAACAGTTATAACTGCCACATACTAGCCTTGCAATAGTAAGTATAGTCAAAAGTTAAAAGATTTGATCAATTTTGTCTGGTAACACCTGCTGTGATGGTACAAATCAGCGGTATTGATTTTACTAGTATATGTTATAGTATTAAGGAtgttattcgcaaaaaaaaaaattaaggaTGTCAATAGCACTTTGTGCAATTTAGGAAATTTATTACTCCCTCCATCATATGGGTcacaaatttagtacaaagttgtaataAACTAAtcatggatcagagggagtaagCTTTTTTTTGTCCTGGTCTCCTAAAGCAGATCTAGTGGATGAAGTATTACTTTCGCACCATACAATTGCTGGTTCTGTGTCAAAATTAACGCCATAGAAAAGGAAATAGTAGTGTAAATCGCTCAACCCATCTGCCACACTGGCATAATTCAGTTCATTGACCTCATAATCACAGTTTCAACAAATAAAGGGAATTAGCATACCTCGGGGGCCATCCAGTATGGGGTTCCAACCACTGAATGTGTGTTCACATCAGCTTCAGTTAATTTAGTAGCAACTCCAAAATCAGCAAGTTTAACTAGGCCCTAAACAAAAAAATATAGACAGATAACAGCTTTAAAGGTAATCCCCGCAAAATATGACTTCTAATAATGCCCTTGGTCATGCACCATAGTAAGTGTAGATTTCAAGTTTGGTCATGCGCCTCATCAATCATATTACATATTGCCATGCAAATATATAGTGGCTAACTAGCTATTTCCTCCATGTCACTGCAACTGTGGAAACATGCTTGTGGCTATTAGATACACACATACTAGTACTTTATGTCTCTATCAAGTGGAAGAAGTACAATCCAATTACTGCAAATATACTCAAGTTGTGTGCTTCCTTGATTATGCACATAATATTCACTATACAGCAACAAAAAAAATCATAGGTTCCAACATGCTAACATGCTTTGAGAATCATCATATTGTATTGGATTTGCCCTTTTTTACTATCCAAAGCATCAAGAGCAGACAATAAAATCAGCTAACATTACCATACATTTGTAGTTCTCTAtaccaacaacaacaaaaaaactgCTAGGCTACTATACGTCCATGAGTTCATCCTAGCGTGCCCATTCCctgcactttattttattttcttattAACAGAAAGTTCATTCAAAATATAGATTTAAAACATAACATTCAGAATATCATTTCCAGACCTGTTAAAAGGGGCCATATCCCTTCTATAATTTTTGCTTATTACTACCCCCAATAGGGATTATAAGGCCTATGAGCTTTTAAAATTGTTAGACATTACAAGGCCTCTATCATTTATTGCCCTCTCTCCCCCCAATGTGTGTTCTCCTTTTTCTCTATCTTCTGTAATGCATGTGAAACTATTGGTGCATGCAGTAATTAATGAGATGAGTTATGGAGTTTCTTGGTCTTAGCGAATTATCCCTCGGGCCTTATAATCCCTAACAGAGGGAATAGCTCTTAAAAGATGCTGTTGACTGGCTTCAGTTATCAATTCTCAGAAGTAAAACCAAATAAAAAATATGCTCAAATATGCAAGTGATGGACCATTTACCTCTTTCGTGAGCAATATATTTGCACCCTTGATATCTCTATGTATGACACCTTGCTCATGCAGATAAACAAGGCCTTCCAACACCTGGTCGCTTATGTACAAGTTAGAAGCAGACATGGCAGAAAAAAAAATGTAAAGTCACAGTAATCACCATATATTCACCTGAGCAATGTAAACGGCAGCTAATGATTCGGGAAATGGTCCAAATTTGTTTGGCTTTATGATATTAGCAAGTGAACCATTTTCCACATACCTGCAACCATCACACAGTTATCAGAACTTCCATGCTAAAATTACAGGTGTGCATGTACTTCTGATCAAGATATTGTCGGCGAAGACTCGGGATTTCTTACTCTAGAATTATATGGAGGTGGCTCTTTGTCTTTAATGATCCAAGATACTTCACAATATTTTTGTGATTAAGATTCTGCATAAAGTAACAAAACCTTCAGCTCCAAGCAACACAATTCTCGAAAACAATTGCATCAAGGAAAGGAGGAGTGTAATAGATGTTAAAAAATCAAGGTACTTGTAACTATATGTTAGGAGGGATAAAAAACAAGGGAATTCTATTAGTATCCATATACCATATCAAAAAAGGAAGACCATTTCATACACTTTTGATCATCCATATTAATTTCTATCACAACATTTACATAGCTAGGCGAACATTCAAAAATAAGTAAACACAAATTATTTAAAATGTCAACTGAGGGAAGGGTGGCTCTCATTGTTTTTAAGCATATATTTGGCACACATGACTTTAAATATAGTAGAAAATGGTAACAGCAAAATTAAGTAAACAGGAAATGGGGTAAAGATGCAAAATAGACTAGGAGTAGGAAGGGATATGAGATGAGTTAACAACGAAGGGAAATGTGAGGCTAATTGTCTTATTGAGTACTGTTGAAACACTTACTTTCAGTAGATCAATTTCTTGCTGAATAGGCCACACCAGCAAACGATGGAGAAGAGTTAATATCATACACATAAGCAATAATTTGTTAGAGATCCAACATTATAATGATGTAAAGGTAGTGTACAAAATGGTGACACtccaagaaaaataccgaaaactaAAAGGCTGATTAAGAAAATGATATGCAGATCCAAAAAAGTTGATACGAATATTT
This region of Lolium perenne isolate Kyuss_39 chromosome 2, Kyuss_2.0, whole genome shotgun sequence genomic DNA includes:
- the LOC127336803 gene encoding MAP3K epsilon protein kinase 1 isoform X2, coding for MRLGRARTGASTRGSTWRTATSWPSSRSRSRTSRRRISTSSWHVDEDDPVPIGSPGETQSVVASDIEQDDKRKELVSESARHGKSDELNDGKPAESSSSNTGELMNDNVVPSKDPTLVFHEKVASESSSRISDLNGKVIHELSQDGLPSEVARSGQESKKGDSKHLELEGKDRSSFEDDDAFSFQAGRQNINFPKEAKPLVEGTNGLSRFSDTPGDASFDDLFDKRGDHGAEASTSATAQELQYNGRQNHLAKELKARMAEKQKENENEPMNGGKLLEFIRFRDGDLDGQPIVQEFHDNIPGENLFPLQSVEYSKIVAQLKPGESEEVILSACQKLMLFFNHRPEQKKIYVSQNGFLPLMELLELPKNRIICSVLQLINYIVKDNTGFLENACLVGLIPVVMNFAVPDRAKEVRMQASFFLQQLCQASTLTLQMFIACQGIPVLVSFLEPDYAKFSREMVHLAIDGIWQVFKLQHSTPRNDFCRIAAKNGVLLRLVNTLHSLNEATRYASISGSGVSVAQNGSTPRLKSGQLDLPMLESSKARLDHYHSSGSLQSLQADADKHNILLEPSASPRFSDIAAAGHIDRNDNDLVRPQRLSVSGGRSSTDRSPRHIELVSNGHSSGQNDQIRPLLSLLEKEPPSRHVSGQLDYVRHMSGLERHESILPLLHSTERKPNGELDLLMAEFAEVSRQGRENGNLDSNIKGSNRVPSMKYATSVGPTASNEGTSTSGAASQTASGVLSGSGVLNARPPGSTTSSGLLAQMVSMSADVAREYLEKVADLLLEFAQADTVVKSLMSSQSLLARLFQMFNKIESPILLKILRCINHLSGDPNCLETLQRTDAIKHLIPILELRDGPLIYQIHSEVLNALFNLCKINKRRQEQAAENGIIPHLMKFVMSESPLRQYALPLLCDMAHASRNSREQLRLHGGLGVYLNLLEDDAWACTALDSIAVCLAHDNDSRKVEQALLTNEAIQKLVNFFRDCPEQYFVHILDAFLKIITKSSRLNTAIATNGLTTLLIARLDHREAIARLTLLKLIKVVYEHHPRPKQLIVENDLPQKLQNLIEERRDGQRGGQQVLVKQMATSLLKALHINTVL
- the LOC127336803 gene encoding MAP3K epsilon protein kinase 1 isoform X5; the protein is MASRPHNQKSKTLDNKYMLGDEIGKGAYGRVYKGLDLENGDFVAIKQVSLENIPQEDLNIIMQEIDLLKNLNHKNIVKYLGSLKTKSHLHIILEYVENGSLANIIKPNKFGPFPESLAAVYIAQVLEGLVYLHEQGVIHRDIKGANILLTKEGLVKLADFGVATKLTEADVNTHSVVGTPYWMAPEVIEMSGVCAASDIWSVGCTVIELLTCSPPYYELQPMPALFRIVQDVHPPIPDGFSPESTDFLRQCFQKDAIQRPDAKTLLMHQWLQNSKRQPVRSPRHVDEDDPVPIGSPGETQSVVASDIEQDDKRKELVSESARHGKSDELNDGKPAESSSSNTGELMNDNVVPSKDPTLVFHEKVASESSSRISDLNGKVIHELSQDGLPSEVARSGQESKKGDSKHLELEGKDRSSFEDDDAFSFQAGRQNINFPKEAKPLVEGTNGLSRFSDTPGDASFDDLFDKRGDHGAEASTSATAQELQYNGRQNHLAKELKARMAEKQKENENEPMNGGKLLEFIRFRDGDLDGQEFHDNIPGENLFPLQSVEYSKIVAQLKPGESEEVILSACQKLMLFFNHRPEQKKIYVSQNGFLPLMELLELPKNRIICSVLQLINYIVKDNTGFLENACLVGLIPVVMNFAVPDRAKEVRMQASFFLQQLCQASTLTLQMFIACQGIPVLVSFLEPDYAKFREMVHLAIDGIWQVFKLQHSTPRNDFCRIAAKNGVLLRLVNTLHSLNEATRYASISGSGVSVAQNGSTPRLKSGQLDLPMLESSKARLDHYHSSGSLQSLQADADKHNILLEPSASPRFSDIAAAGHIDRNDNDLVRPQRLSVSGGRSSTDRSPRHIELVSNGHSSGQNDQIRPLLSLLEKEPPSRHVSGQLDYVRHMSGLERHESILPLLHSTERKPNGELDLLMAEFAEVSRQGRENGNLDSNIKGSNRVPSMKYATSVGPTASNEGTSTSGAASQTASGVLSGSGVLNARPPGSTTSSGLLAQMVSMSADVAREYLEKVADLLLEFAQADTVVKSLMSSQSLLARLFQMFNKIESPILLKILRCINHLSGDPNCLETLQRTDAIKHLIPILELRDGPLIYQIHSEVLNALFNLCKINKRRQEQAAENGIIPHLMKFVMSESPLRQYALPLLCDMAHASRNSREQLRLHGGLGVYLNLLEDDAWACTALDSIAVCLAHDNDSRKVEQALLTNEAIQKLVNFFRDCPEQYFVHILDAFLKIITKSSRLNTAIATNGLTTLLIARLDHREAIARLTLLKLIKVVYEHHPRPKQLIVENDLPQKLQNLIEERRDGQRGGQQVLVKQMATSLLKALHINTVL
- the LOC127336803 gene encoding MAP3K epsilon protein kinase 1 isoform X4 — its product is MASRPHNQKSKTLDNKYMLGDEIGKGAYGRVYKGLDLENGDFVAIKQVSLENIPQEDLNIIMQEIDLLKNLNHKNIVKYLGSLKTKSHLHIILEYVENGSLANIIKPNKFGPFPESLAAVYIAQVLEGLVYLHEQGVIHRDIKGANILLTKEGLVKLADFGVATKLTEADVNTHSVVGTPYWMAPEVIEMSGVCAASDIWSVGCTVIELLTCSPPYYELQPMPALFRIVQDVHPPIPDGFSPESTDFLRQCFQKDAIQRPDAKTLLMHQWLQNSKRQPVRSPRHVDEDDPVPIGSPGETQSVVASDIEQDDKRKELVSESARHGKSDELNDGKPAESSSSNTGELMNDNVVPSKDPTLVFHEKVASESSSRISDLNGKVIHELSQDGLPSEVARSGQESKKGDSKHLELEGKDRSSFEDDDAFSFQAGRQNINFPKEAKPLVEGTNGLSRFSDTPGDASFDDLFDKRGDHGAEASTSATAQELQYNGRQNHLAKELKARMAEKQKENENEPMNGGKLLEFIRFRDGDLDGQEFHDNIPGENLFPLQSVEYSKIVAQLKPGESEEVILSACQKLMLFFNHRPEQKKIYVSQNGFLPLMELLELPKNRIICSVLQLINYIVKDNTGFLENACLVGLIPVVMNFAVPDRAKEVRMQASFFLQQLCQASTLTLQMFIACQGIPVLVSFLEPDYAKFSREMVHLAIDGIWQVFKLQHSTPRNDFCRIAAKNGVLLRLVNTLHSLNEATRYASISGSGVSVAQNGSTPRLKSGQLDLPMLESSKARLDHYHSSGSLQSLQADADKHNILLEPSASPRFSDIAAAGHIDRNDNDLVRPQRLSVSGGRSSTDRSPRHIELVSNGHSSGQNDQIRPLLSLLEKEPPSRHVSGQLDYVRHMSGLERHESILPLLHSTERKPNGELDLLMAEFAEVSRQGRENGNLDSNIKGSNRVPSMKYATSVGPTASNEGTSTSGAASQTASGVLSGSGVLNARPPGSTTSSGLLAQMVSMSADVAREYLEKVADLLLEFAQADTVVKSLMSSQSLLARLFQMFNKIESPILLKILRCINHLSGDPNCLETLQRTDAIKHLIPILELRDGPLIYQIHSEVLNALFNLCKINKRRQEQAAENGIIPHLMKFVMSESPLRQYALPLLCDMAHASRNSREQLRLHGGLGVYLNLLEDDAWACTALDSIAVCLAHDNDSRKVEQALLTNEAIQKLVNFFRDCPEQYFVHILDAFLKIITKSSRLNTAIATNGLTTLLIARLDHREAIARLTLLKLIKVVYEHHPRPKQLIVENDLPQKLQNLIEERRDGQRGGQQVLVKQMATSLLKALHINTVL
- the LOC127336803 gene encoding MAP3K epsilon protein kinase 1 isoform X3, producing MASRPHNQKSKTLDNKYMLGDEIGKGAYGRVYKGLDLENGDFVAIKQVSLENIPQEDLNIIMQEIDLLKNLNHKNIVKYLGSLKTKSHLHIILEYVENGSLANIIKPNKFGPFPESLAAVYIAQVLEGLVYLHEQGVIHRDIKGANILLTKEGLVKLADFGVATKLTEADVNTHSVVGTPYWMAPEVIEMSGVCAASDIWSVGCTVIELLTCSPPYYELQPMPALFRIVQDVHPPIPDGFSPESTDFLRQCFQKDAIQRPDAKTLLMHQWLQNSKRQPVRSPRHVDEDDPVPIGSPGETQSVVASDIEQDDKRKELVSESARHGKSDELNDGKPAESSSSNTGELMNDNVVPSKDPTLVFHEKVASESSSRISDLNGKVIHELSQDGLPSEVARSGQESKKGDSKHLELEGKDRSSFEDDDAFSFQAGRQNINFPKEAKPLVEGTNGLSRFSDTPGDASFDDLFDKRGDHGAEASTSATAQELQYNGRQNHLAKELKARMAEKQKENENEPMNGGKLLEFIRFRDGDLDGQPIVQEFHDNIPGENLFPLQSVEYSKIVAQLKPGESEEVILSACQKLMLFFNHRPEQKKIYVSQNGFLPLMELLELPKNRIICSVLQLINYIVKDNTGFLENACLVGLIPVVMNFAVPDRAKEVRMQASFFLQQLCQASTLTLQMFIACQGIPVLVSFLEPDYAKFREMVHLAIDGIWQVFKLQHSTPRNDFCRIAAKNGVLLRLVNTLHSLNEATRYASISGSGVSVAQNGSTPRLKSGQLDLPMLESSKARLDHYHSSGSLQSLQADADKHNILLEPSASPRFSDIAAAGHIDRNDNDLVRPQRLSVSGGRSSTDRSPRHIELVSNGHSSGQNDQIRPLLSLLEKEPPSRHVSGQLDYVRHMSGLERHESILPLLHSTERKPNGELDLLMAEFAEVSRQGRENGNLDSNIKGSNRVPSMKYATSVGPTASNEGTSTSGAASQTASGVLSGSGVLNARPPGSTTSSGLLAQMVSMSADVAREYLEKVADLLLEFAQADTVVKSLMSSQSLLARLFQMFNKIESPILLKILRCINHLSGDPNCLETLQRTDAIKHLIPILELRDGPLIYQIHSEVLNALFNLCKINKRRQEQAAENGIIPHLMKFVMSESPLRQYALPLLCDMAHASRNSREQLRLHGGLGVYLNLLEDDAWACTALDSIAVCLAHDNDSRKVEQALLTNEAIQKLVNFFRDCPEQYFVHILDAFLKIITKSSRLNTAIATNGLTTLLIARLDHREAIARLTLLKLIKVVYEHHPRPKQLIVENDLPQKLQNLIEERRDGQRGGQQVLVKQMATSLLKALHINTVL